The following proteins are encoded in a genomic region of Dokdonia donghaensis DSW-1:
- a CDS encoding M13 family metallopeptidase, which translates to MKKLWYLSMIASSFIACEQSEQKNETHPEVVFDGISEQIAPGDDFYNHVNKNWYDNAVIADDQVGVGAYRFLNIPQQELLKNILEEVSEQSHDQGSVEQLVGDFYASGMDTLSIDKRGITPIQALLEKIDGTSTTEQLMDVVANQIKTGDYSFLAPYISPDQKNSKLNILHLAQTGLGLPDRNYYFNEDPSSVAIQDAYKTYLTTLFELVGDPEAAANAAIVYAIEKELADSHKTRIQRRVIKDNYNKVSVIDLDNGHNQIDWQHIFTTLGTDIDSLNVRQPAYYDKVNDVLASTALKDLKLYVKAKSLSNHDNILSTPFEDASFAYTKVISGQSEQQSRTKRMVRNVDRQIGFALGQLYVKRYFNEEAKERALDLVNNFQKSLEQRIENLEWMSDSTKVKAKEKLFAINKKIGYPDVWRTYDVEINRDQFFENVVALRNDSYQYELKQLNKAPNRDEWGTTPSTVTAYYNPSLNEIVFPAGILQAPYFDLYADDAVNYGGIGMVIGHEFTHAFDDQGAQYDKEGNVKNWWTEEDYTKFKAKTQQIIEQYDSFTVLDSVHLKGALTVGENTADNGGISIAYDAFKRTKQGQDTTRIGGFTPDQRFFLSVARIWRVKTRDEYLRNYVATDPHSPPIWRVNGPLMNFTPFYEAFDVKEGQKNFKTPEERIKIW; encoded by the coding sequence ATGAAAAAACTATGGTATCTCTCAATGATTGCTTCTAGCTTTATAGCCTGTGAGCAGTCTGAGCAAAAAAACGAAACACACCCTGAGGTAGTCTTTGACGGAATATCTGAACAAATTGCTCCAGGTGATGATTTTTATAATCACGTGAATAAAAACTGGTATGATAATGCTGTCATTGCAGATGACCAAGTGGGAGTAGGAGCATATCGTTTTCTCAATATACCACAGCAAGAACTTCTTAAAAATATACTCGAAGAGGTTTCTGAGCAATCACACGACCAGGGTAGTGTTGAGCAACTAGTGGGAGACTTTTATGCCTCCGGTATGGATACGCTCAGTATCGATAAACGTGGTATTACACCTATACAAGCCCTGCTAGAAAAGATAGACGGTACCTCTACTACAGAGCAGCTGATGGATGTGGTAGCAAATCAAATTAAAACGGGTGATTATTCCTTTCTAGCGCCTTACATCTCACCAGATCAAAAAAATAGCAAGCTTAACATCTTGCATCTAGCTCAAACAGGGTTGGGTCTACCAGATCGTAATTACTACTTTAATGAAGATCCTTCATCTGTAGCCATACAAGATGCATATAAAACGTATTTAACTACACTTTTTGAATTAGTAGGTGACCCAGAAGCGGCAGCAAACGCTGCAATAGTTTATGCCATAGAAAAAGAACTTGCAGATTCTCATAAAACAAGAATACAGCGTCGCGTTATAAAAGATAATTACAATAAAGTCTCGGTAATAGACCTAGATAATGGACATAATCAAATAGACTGGCAACATATTTTTACCACGCTAGGTACAGATATAGACTCATTAAATGTGAGACAGCCTGCATACTATGATAAAGTAAATGATGTACTTGCGAGCACTGCTCTCAAAGATTTAAAACTTTATGTAAAAGCAAAGTCTTTAAGCAATCACGATAATATATTAAGTACACCTTTTGAAGATGCCTCTTTTGCATATACTAAGGTGATCTCTGGACAAAGCGAGCAACAGTCACGTACTAAACGTATGGTGCGCAATGTAGATAGACAAATAGGATTTGCCTTAGGCCAGCTGTATGTAAAGCGATATTTTAATGAAGAAGCAAAGGAAAGAGCACTTGACCTGGTGAACAATTTTCAGAAATCACTCGAGCAACGCATAGAAAACCTTGAGTGGATGAGTGATAGTACAAAAGTAAAAGCCAAGGAGAAACTCTTTGCTATCAATAAAAAAATAGGCTATCCAGATGTATGGAGAACCTACGACGTAGAGATAAACAGAGATCAGTTTTTTGAGAATGTAGTTGCTTTACGTAATGACAGTTACCAGTACGAACTTAAACAACTTAATAAAGCACCTAACCGTGATGAATGGGGTACTACACCATCTACAGTTACCGCTTATTACAACCCATCACTTAATGAGATAGTATTCCCTGCAGGAATATTACAGGCGCCATACTTTGATTTATACGCAGACGATGCTGTAAACTATGGTGGTATAGGGATGGTAATAGGTCACGAGTTTACACACGCCTTTGACGATCAAGGAGCTCAATATGACAAAGAAGGAAATGTGAAAAACTGGTGGACAGAAGAAGACTATACCAAGTTTAAAGCAAAAACACAGCAAATTATTGAGCAGTACGATAGCTTTACTGTTCTTGACAGTGTACACCTTAAAGGAGCACTTACAGTAGGAGAAAACACGGCAGATAATGGCGGAATCTCTATAGCTTATGATGCCTTTAAAAGAACAAAGCAAGGTCAAGACACCACAAGAATAGGAGGTTTTACTCCAGACCAGCGCTTCTTTTTATCTGTAGCACGTATCTGGCGTGTCAAGACAAGAGATGAGTATTTAAGAAATTATGTAGCTACAGATCCGCACTCACCACCTATCTGGCGTGTAAATGGACCACTTATGAACTTCACTCCATTTTATGAAGCTTTTGATGTAAAAGAGGGGCAAAAGAACTTTAAAACACCAGAAGAAAGAATTAAAATCTGGTAA
- a CDS encoding cold-shock protein — MIKAFFNRLFGSTKASIRKEGKVKFFNTKKGFGFIAIDNSDEEVFVHTTNVTGRLRENDKVTFEVEDGEKGPSAVNVKRVKK; from the coding sequence ATGATTAAAGCATTTTTTAATAGACTATTTGGGTCTACTAAAGCATCGATACGAAAAGAAGGAAAGGTAAAGTTCTTCAATACAAAAAAAGGATTTGGATTTATTGCCATAGACAATTCTGACGAGGAGGTTTTTGTACATACTACAAACGTAACTGGAAGATTGAGAGAGAATGACAAAGTTACATTTGAAGTAGAAGACGGAGAAAAAGGACCTAGCGCTGTAAATGTAAAGCGAGTAAAAAAGTAA
- a CDS encoding DUF4494 domain-containing protein, which yields MSATWYECKVKYRKLDEASGTQKVKTAPFLVDAISYTEAESRITQEMAAYLPDSEEIKITNIKVANYAEIHPFENTDRWFKSRVSLIAYDEESGKERKTSLYLLVQANDVKEAFDNTVSTMKDTMGEYTIPAIAESPIEDVFPYFSGEEGDLERLEEFTRVKDSVPVDNSENEELAMADSLTGEEE from the coding sequence ATGAGCGCAACGTGGTACGAGTGTAAAGTAAAATATAGAAAACTAGATGAAGCATCTGGAACGCAAAAGGTTAAAACAGCACCTTTTCTAGTCGATGCAATTTCATATACAGAGGCAGAAAGTAGGATTACACAAGAGATGGCTGCTTACCTTCCAGATAGTGAAGAAATTAAAATTACAAACATCAAAGTGGCAAACTATGCAGAGATTCACCCTTTTGAAAATACCGATAGATGGTTTAAATCACGCGTATCTCTCATAGCTTATGATGAGGAAAGCGGTAAGGAGCGCAAAACGAGTCTATACCTACTCGTGCAGGCAAATGACGTTAAAGAAGCTTTTGATAACACCGTTTCTACTATGAAGGATACTATGGGTGAATACACCATACCAGCCATTGCTGAGTCGCCTATAGAAGATGTGTTTCCATACTTTTCTGGTGAAGAGGGAGATCTAGAGCGTCTGGAAGAGTTTACAAGGGTAAAAGATTCTGTGCCTGTAGATAACAGTGAGAATGAAGAGCTGGCAATGGCAGACTCTCTTACTGGCGAAGAAGAATAA
- a CDS encoding response regulator: MKNKLLIIIIVCCYGGLVYCQTGNSKVVDSVTVLLSLSKDENISGNYKEGLQYATSAVQYAHQNKDKSLQAKAYVSLANTYQAIKDYADAKKYYNLALDKNTDDYFVNVASLNGLGNIYSMDIATADTAAAFFERSIDYTLEAGNTEHSFYTYYNIAGMYLNFIDPDKAYPYILEANKLLPTIQEEDPIYELLQQLNFAIYYNQKENHRLALTYIDKALEIGEEHTLTRELIDIYDFKSEIHQELGEYDLALDNLRQHFYYKDLDFNEVKNLQIEQVEADFKVKEFQQKAEASRLKTNLITIIGVGTLLFIIICFLIFYNYKRRLSFLKLEKKNEALVQAKNEAEKANKIKSELLVNISHDLRTPLYGVLGITEMLIENSSAIDSQKELLNSLKFSGDHLKSVVDNILKIEEVETNKTSLQLSRVNLYTLLDNVVGSLDYLANQQETVLQLNISQNVSSYYLLDKSSLSEVLEKLIDNAIKYTKQGVVSVSVELLEKKQSKEYIKFQVSDTGKGISKEELSVIFENFKQGTIEQNVSYGIGLGLPIVKYLIQIMGSELMVESTVGQGSQFSFTLECENLSNNLIIDPVSQTKNLHILVVEDNKINQLVTQKLITSLGHSCTIAANGEEAIDEYNKTHFDLILMDLNMPVMNGFEASEVISRENKNVPIIALTALEISEVKERCDSVGLCTIINKPVDKNTIEKIINKTVLHKKLK, translated from the coding sequence TTGAAAAACAAGCTCCTCATTATCATAATAGTATGTTGTTACGGTGGGCTCGTGTATTGCCAGACCGGTAATAGTAAAGTAGTAGATAGTGTAACTGTTCTCCTGTCCTTATCTAAAGATGAAAACATAAGTGGTAATTACAAAGAGGGTCTACAATATGCAACGTCTGCAGTGCAATATGCACATCAGAATAAGGATAAATCACTACAGGCAAAGGCCTACGTAAGTCTAGCTAATACCTATCAAGCTATAAAAGATTATGCTGATGCAAAAAAATACTACAACCTAGCATTAGATAAAAATACAGATGATTACTTTGTAAACGTAGCTTCACTTAATGGTCTCGGTAATATATATTCTATGGATATTGCCACTGCAGATACTGCTGCTGCTTTCTTTGAAAGATCAATAGATTATACATTAGAAGCAGGTAACACTGAGCATTCTTTTTACACCTACTATAATATAGCTGGTATGTATCTTAATTTTATAGATCCAGATAAGGCTTACCCCTACATTTTAGAAGCTAATAAGTTGTTACCTACAATTCAAGAAGAAGATCCTATCTATGAACTCTTACAACAGTTAAACTTTGCTATCTATTACAACCAAAAAGAGAACCATAGACTCGCGCTAACATATATTGATAAAGCCCTAGAAATAGGAGAGGAGCATACCCTCACCAGAGAACTTATAGATATTTATGATTTTAAAAGTGAGATACATCAAGAGTTAGGGGAATATGATTTAGCCTTAGACAATTTAAGACAGCATTTTTATTATAAAGATTTAGACTTTAATGAAGTCAAAAACCTTCAAATAGAGCAGGTTGAAGCAGATTTTAAAGTAAAAGAGTTTCAACAAAAAGCAGAAGCCTCAAGACTTAAAACCAATCTAATCACCATAATTGGTGTTGGTACACTTTTATTTATAATAATTTGTTTTCTAATATTCTACAACTACAAAAGACGCTTGTCTTTTTTAAAACTTGAGAAAAAAAATGAAGCTTTAGTACAAGCAAAAAATGAAGCAGAAAAGGCAAATAAAATAAAATCTGAACTTCTTGTAAACATAAGTCACGATTTAAGAACGCCTTTATATGGAGTATTAGGTATCACAGAGATGTTAATAGAGAATTCTTCGGCAATAGATAGCCAAAAAGAGCTGTTAAACTCACTAAAATTTTCTGGAGATCACTTAAAATCTGTTGTCGATAATATTTTAAAAATAGAAGAGGTAGAAACTAATAAAACTTCATTACAACTATCAAGGGTTAATCTATATACGCTATTAGATAATGTGGTGGGTTCATTAGATTATTTGGCAAATCAACAAGAGACAGTTTTACAGCTCAATATTTCGCAAAATGTATCTTCATACTATCTACTTGATAAATCTAGTTTATCAGAAGTTCTCGAAAAACTGATTGATAATGCCATAAAATATACTAAACAAGGAGTTGTATCTGTTTCTGTTGAACTTTTAGAGAAAAAACAAAGTAAGGAGTATATAAAGTTTCAAGTTTCAGATACGGGAAAAGGAATATCCAAAGAAGAGCTTTCTGTTATTTTTGAGAATTTTAAACAAGGTACTATAGAGCAAAATGTTTCTTATGGCATAGGCTTAGGATTACCTATAGTCAAGTACTTAATTCAAATAATGGGAAGTGAATTAATGGTAGAAAGTACGGTGGGACAAGGGTCACAATTTTCCTTTACCTTAGAATGCGAAAATTTGTCAAATAATTTAATCATCGATCCTGTATCACAAACTAAAAACTTACATATTTTAGTAGTCGAAGACAACAAAATCAACCAGCTTGTTACACAAAAACTAATAACCTCATTAGGTCACAGCTGTACCATTGCAGCAAATGGAGAAGAGGCTATAGATGAATACAACAAAACTCATTTTGATTTAATACTTATGGATCTCAATATGCCCGTGATGAATGGATTTGAAGCCTCAGAAGTAATTTCCAGAGAAAACAAAAATGTCCCCATTATTGCATTAACAGCATTAGAAATTAGTGAGGTTAAAGAACGATGTGACAGTGTGGGTTTATGTACCATTATAAATAAGCCTGTAGATAAAAATACTATTGAAAAAATTATTAATAAAACAGTTCTTCATAAAAAACTAAAATAA
- a CDS encoding cupin domain-containing protein, which yields MKNFFVGLLILACYNAIAQDDYYNIVSYTDEGAKAPNTHYIGEAWLSRLLQEDNELPYNVVKATFKANSTLDWHKHSTLQVLIVVDGIGYYQEKGKAPYKMKSGDIITCSKDTEHWHASSKESDVTYLALYSGQTPTEWTEVLTQEYYDSVAVKLSKE from the coding sequence ATGAAAAATTTCTTTGTCGGGTTACTAATTTTAGCTTGCTATAATGCAATAGCCCAAGATGATTATTATAATATAGTCTCGTATACTGATGAAGGCGCAAAAGCACCAAATACGCATTACATAGGAGAGGCCTGGCTTAGTAGATTACTACAAGAAGATAATGAATTGCCATATAATGTAGTAAAAGCAACTTTTAAAGCAAACTCAACACTAGACTGGCATAAGCATAGTACACTACAAGTGTTAATTGTAGTAGACGGCATAGGTTATTATCAAGAAAAAGGCAAGGCACCTTATAAAATGAAAAGCGGTGATATTATAACGTGCTCAAAAGATACAGAACATTGGCACGCATCATCAAAAGAAAGTGATGTAACTTACTTAGCCCTGTACAGTGGTCAAACACCTACAGAATGGACAGAAGTTCTCACTCAAGAATACTATGATAGCGTCGCTGTTAAACTTAGTAAGGAGTAA